The Cellulophaga sp. L1A9 genome window below encodes:
- a CDS encoding VCBS repeat-containing protein — MKFKTLRRAPFLLISFVFLISCNEKEKEQPKETEDIDTLFSMLAPSETGIDFINKVENQKNFNIFKYRNFYNGGGVAIGDVNNDGLPDIYLTANMEKNKLYINKGDFKFEDISESAGVEGNKPWSTGVVMADINNDGLLDIYVSNAGNMEGNNHDNDLYINNGDLTFTEQASIYNLAKTGFSTHASFFDYDKDGDLDAYILNNSNIPVSSLGYAEQRDVRAQDWDGVPDIFRGVGDMLLRNDEGKFVDVSEEAGIYGSLIGFGLGVMVSDVNNDLYPDIYVSNDFYERDYLYINNQDGTFTEDIKSWTAHLCLSAMGVDIADINNDGLNDIFITDMLPEGDERVKSVMEFEGYNIFKLKQSKDFYQQYIQNTLQLNNGNGSFSEVAFHSGVAKTDWSWAGLLFDMDNDGLRDIYITNGVNHDLTDLDFVDFLANEIIQKMALTGKKESIDSIISKMPIKPQSNYAYKNNGDITFRNASKDWGLEIPSLSNGAAYGDLDNDGDLDLVVNNVNMQAFVYKNKSNELADNNYIRIQLIGADKNKFAIGARVKLFYEGNIILQDEMPSRGFQSSMDYTMAIGLGATKVIDSLEVLWPDDKIEKLTNISSNQTITLKHTDAIFTYKIPEKKLKHTLLQELSEKELVTHKENNYQDFDNEGLIAKMLSQEGPAMAVGDVNGDGNEDIFIGGAKDTPAVLYVHRGDGELMKSGQNEFEADSRLEDTAAAFFDADNDGDLDLMVGNGGNQITEENTYRPRIYLNDGKGKFTKSNENLPSSFKNISVIAPYDFDNDGDVDVFVGSRSVVGVYGINPNHLFLENLGNGKFINSTEKLAYDLKNAGMITDAIWIDVDGDLKKDLVTVSEWGTPNLYKNSGRRLSKLVSNLDNLKGWWGTVASADLDNDGDFDLILGNQGSNVPYKATESAPMKLWINDFDNNGSIEQITSQSFNGKDYPLHQKRELTAQIVSLKKQNLKASDYAKRTVEEIFPKDVFDNTIVKTANTMESLIAINEGGGKFTIKVLPSRVQLSCICGISCIDVNNDGNLDLVMGGNNFEFKPQYSRLDASYGNVLLGDGKLNFSWQDYETSGFFIKDEIKHLQKFKSSAGKYYLIAAINNNKPKIYKLNE; from the coding sequence ATGAAATTTAAAACCTTAAGAAGAGCACCATTTCTACTCATTAGTTTTGTTTTTTTAATTTCTTGCAACGAAAAAGAAAAAGAGCAGCCTAAGGAAACTGAAGATATAGACACCTTGTTTTCAATGTTAGCGCCTAGTGAAACAGGAATAGATTTCATTAACAAAGTAGAAAATCAAAAAAATTTTAACATATTTAAATACCGTAATTTTTATAATGGCGGTGGTGTGGCTATTGGTGATGTAAATAATGATGGGCTTCCAGATATTTACTTAACAGCGAATATGGAGAAAAACAAGCTTTACATCAATAAAGGTGACTTTAAGTTTGAGGATATTTCAGAATCAGCAGGGGTAGAAGGAAATAAACCTTGGTCTACAGGCGTAGTAATGGCCGATATTAATAACGATGGTTTATTAGATATTTATGTTAGTAATGCGGGTAATATGGAAGGTAATAATCATGATAATGACCTCTATATTAATAATGGGGATTTAACTTTTACAGAACAAGCATCCATTTATAATTTAGCAAAAACAGGTTTTTCAACTCATGCTTCTTTTTTTGACTATGATAAAGATGGAGATTTAGATGCTTATATTTTAAATAATAGTAATATCCCTGTAAGTAGTTTAGGATATGCTGAGCAAAGAGATGTTAGAGCTCAAGATTGGGATGGTGTGCCTGATATCTTTAGGGGTGTAGGTGATATGTTATTGAGAAATGACGAAGGCAAATTTGTTGATGTCAGTGAGGAAGCTGGTATTTATGGAAGTTTAATTGGTTTTGGTCTCGGAGTTATGGTAAGTGATGTTAATAATGATTTATATCCGGATATATACGTTTCGAATGATTTTTACGAAAGAGACTACTTATACATTAATAATCAGGACGGTACCTTTACAGAAGATATTAAAAGCTGGACTGCCCACTTATGTTTGTCTGCTATGGGGGTTGATATCGCGGATATTAATAATGATGGTTTAAATGATATTTTTATTACAGATATGCTACCTGAAGGAGATGAGAGAGTAAAATCTGTAATGGAATTTGAAGGATATAATATTTTTAAATTAAAACAAAGTAAAGATTTTTATCAACAATATATTCAAAATACTTTACAATTGAACAATGGAAATGGTTCATTTTCAGAAGTTGCTTTTCATAGTGGGGTAGCTAAAACAGATTGGAGTTGGGCTGGGCTCTTATTTGATATGGATAATGATGGGTTACGAGATATTTACATTACCAATGGTGTAAATCATGATTTAACCGACTTAGATTTTGTTGATTTTTTAGCTAATGAAATTATTCAAAAAATGGCATTAACGGGTAAGAAGGAGTCTATTGACTCCATAATAAGCAAAATGCCAATAAAACCACAAAGTAATTATGCTTATAAAAATAATGGTGATATTACCTTCAGAAATGCATCAAAAGATTGGGGTTTAGAAATTCCAAGTCTTTCTAATGGAGCCGCTTATGGAGATTTAGATAACGATGGAGATTTAGATCTCGTTGTAAACAATGTAAACATGCAAGCATTTGTTTATAAAAATAAATCTAATGAACTTGCGGATAATAATTACATAAGAATACAGCTGATAGGAGCAGATAAAAATAAATTTGCTATCGGAGCTCGTGTTAAATTGTTTTATGAAGGGAACATAATTTTACAGGATGAAATGCCTTCACGGGGTTTTCAATCTTCCATGGATTATACAATGGCAATTGGTTTAGGAGCGACTAAAGTTATTGATTCATTGGAAGTACTTTGGCCAGATGATAAAATTGAAAAACTTACAAATATTTCATCAAATCAAACAATTACCTTAAAACATACAGATGCAATATTTACCTATAAAATTCCAGAGAAGAAATTAAAACACACTCTATTGCAAGAATTGAGTGAAAAGGAATTAGTCACTCACAAAGAAAATAATTATCAAGATTTTGATAACGAAGGGCTCATCGCTAAAATGCTGTCGCAGGAAGGCCCAGCAATGGCAGTAGGTGATGTTAATGGTGATGGCAATGAAGATATTTTTATTGGGGGAGCAAAAGATACTCCTGCCGTTTTATACGTTCATAGGGGTGATGGAGAATTAATGAAATCTGGTCAAAATGAATTTGAAGCAGATTCTAGGTTAGAAGATACTGCTGCGGCATTCTTTGATGCAGATAATGATGGAGATTTAGATTTGATGGTAGGAAATGGAGGTAATCAAATAACCGAAGAGAATACCTATAGACCTCGAATATATTTAAATGATGGCAAGGGAAAATTCACAAAATCAAATGAAAATCTCCCTTCAAGCTTTAAGAATATTTCTGTTATAGCACCATATGATTTTGATAATGATGGCGATGTAGATGTTTTTGTTGGTTCCAGAAGCGTTGTCGGGGTATATGGAATTAACCCTAATCATTTATTTTTAGAAAATTTAGGAAACGGAAAGTTTATAAATTCTACAGAGAAATTGGCATACGATCTTAAGAATGCAGGAATGATTACAGATGCTATTTGGATAGATGTAGATGGTGATTTAAAGAAAGATTTAGTGACGGTCTCAGAATGGGGAACACCAAATCTTTATAAAAACTCTGGACGAAGATTGTCAAAACTTGTGTCTAATCTTGATAATCTTAAAGGCTGGTGGGGCACTGTTGCTTCTGCTGATTTAGATAATGATGGAGATTTTGACCTTATTTTGGGTAATCAAGGGAGTAACGTTCCTTATAAGGCAACAGAATCAGCCCCAATGAAACTTTGGATTAATGATTTTGATAATAATGGAAGTATAGAACAAATAACGTCTCAAAGCTTTAACGGAAAGGATTATCCACTTCACCAGAAAAGAGAATTAACCGCCCAAATTGTGTCTTTAAAAAAGCAAAATCTAAAAGCATCCGATTATGCAAAAAGAACGGTAGAAGAAATTTTCCCTAAAGATGTATTTGACAATACTATTGTAAAAACGGCAAATACAATGGAATCGTTGATTGCCATAAACGAAGGAGGAGGTAAATTTACAATCAAAGTTTTACCTAGCAGAGTTCAATTATCATGTATATGCGGAATTAGTTGTATTGATGTAAATAATGATGGCAATCTTGATCTTGTTATGGGAGGCAATAATTTTGAATTTAAACCTCAGTATTCTAGATTAGATGCTAGTTATGGTAATGTATTACTAGGAGATGGTAAACTTAATTTTTCGTGGCAAGACTATGAGACTTCTGGTTTTTTTATAAAAGATGAGATTAAGCATTTGCAAAAATTTAAAAGTAGCGCTGGGAAATACTATTTAATAGCTGCCATAAATAATAATAAACCCAAGATTTATAAATTAAATGAATAA
- a CDS encoding solute:sodium symporter family transporter, translated as MLGIISFVGFTALVAIISYFATRKTDESSSDGYFLGGRSLTAGVIAGSLLLTNLSTEQIVGLNGSAYKDGLSVMAWETLAAIAIVITAIFLLPRYLKGGLTTIPGFLAKRFDTTTKTITSGLFLTGYVVVLLPVILYSGSVAISGMFDIPTLLGVSDKTALVLCIWGIGIIGSVYAVFGGLKAVVVSDSINAIGLLIGGMLIPIFGLMAIGDGSVLGGLDILISSDPARFDSTGNAGQEVPFSTIFTGMMLVQLFYWGTNQQIIQRALGAKNLAEGQKGLLLASFLKILGPLILVLPGMIAYHYFDNGLASSDMAYPELVRAVLPKPLVGFFAAVLFGAILSSFNSVLNSSVTLFGIDIYKQHINPDAPENIVVKYGKIFGICLALAAMFIAPLIANADSLFNYLQKINGIYSIPIFTIIVVGYLTKRVPAIAAKIGIVSGSVLYIISEFVVGPSMVKAALDKAEVAGITDVDALRLIEAGAYPHFLHNMAILFVLNIIIMLVIGYFYPRKEPFVLEYTNQVSITPYKYVNQVGLAICVIVIAIYVYFAK; from the coding sequence ATGTTGGGAATTATTTCATTTGTAGGGTTTACAGCACTTGTGGCTATCATATCTTACTTTGCTACGCGGAAGACAGATGAATCATCATCTGATGGTTATTTTTTGGGAGGAAGGAGTTTAACGGCAGGAGTAATTGCAGGGTCTTTATTACTAACTAATTTATCTACAGAACAGATTGTAGGATTAAATGGTAGTGCTTACAAAGACGGATTATCTGTTATGGCCTGGGAAACATTAGCTGCAATAGCCATTGTCATAACTGCAATTTTTTTATTGCCTAGATATTTAAAAGGGGGATTAACTACTATACCAGGGTTTTTAGCAAAACGATTTGATACCACAACAAAAACAATAACCTCAGGCTTATTTTTAACGGGTTACGTTGTAGTTCTATTACCCGTTATCCTTTATTCCGGTTCTGTAGCGATTAGTGGTATGTTTGATATACCTACGCTTTTAGGTGTTTCAGATAAAACAGCCCTTGTACTGTGTATTTGGGGGATAGGAATAATTGGTTCTGTTTATGCTGTTTTCGGCGGGTTAAAAGCAGTTGTAGTTTCAGATTCTATAAATGCGATTGGGTTATTGATAGGGGGAATGTTAATTCCTATTTTTGGATTAATGGCTATCGGTGACGGTAGTGTGTTAGGAGGATTAGATATTTTAATATCTTCAGATCCAGCACGTTTTGATTCTACAGGAAATGCTGGGCAAGAAGTTCCTTTTTCAACAATCTTCACAGGGATGATGTTGGTGCAATTATTTTATTGGGGAACCAATCAACAAATTATACAACGAGCGCTAGGTGCCAAAAATCTTGCGGAAGGTCAAAAAGGATTACTATTAGCCTCATTTTTAAAAATATTGGGTCCGTTAATTTTGGTCTTACCAGGTATGATAGCGTACCACTATTTTGATAATGGATTAGCGTCTAGTGATATGGCATATCCAGAATTAGTGCGAGCAGTACTACCAAAACCTTTAGTAGGTTTCTTTGCTGCTGTTTTGTTTGGAGCAATATTAAGTTCTTTTAATAGTGTTTTAAACAGTTCTGTGACACTTTTTGGAATTGATATTTACAAGCAACACATTAATCCAGATGCACCAGAAAATATTGTTGTAAAATATGGTAAAATATTTGGGATTTGTTTGGCATTAGCAGCAATGTTTATAGCGCCTTTAATTGCTAATGCCGATAGTTTATTTAATTATTTACAGAAAATAAACGGAATTTATAGTATTCCAATATTTACTATTATCGTTGTGGGTTATCTTACAAAAAGGGTGCCTGCAATTGCTGCAAAGATTGGTATTGTTTCTGGTTCAGTATTATACATTATTAGTGAATTTGTTGTTGGGCCAAGTATGGTAAAAGCAGCTCTAGATAAAGCGGAAGTAGCAGGAATTACGGATGTGGATGCACTTAGACTTATAGAAGCAGGAGCCTATCCTCATTTCTTGCATAATATGGCAATTTTGTTTGTGTTGAATATAATTATTATGCTGGTTATTGGATATTTCTATCCAAGAAAAGAACCATTTGTATTAGAATATACTAATCAGGTTTCTATTACACCTTATAAATATGTAAATCAAGTAGGATTGGCAATATGTGTTATTGTAATTGCTATTTATGTCTACTTTGCGAAGTAG
- a CDS encoding metallophosphoesterase, producing the protein MRKHFTLIVILLFFSGCATYRAKYKNIVDKQDTPTTKEVSHTFYLIGDAGLSPIGGMNPVLKAFKERLNKADKNSTAIFLGDNIYPAGLPDPVDSTLAYKTAASHLNAQIATLANFKGNKFFIPGNHDWYTEGLVGLKREQEYIQGKLDSEDVFFPENGCPIKTIDINDDIVVVAIDTEWYLTNWDKRPNINDKCDIKSRDKFLLEVEDVIKHNRERTTIIALHHPMFSYGSHGGQSSLKQQLYPSNKNIPLPVLGTVANVLRKTAGPSIEDNNNKMYRELRNRITTLAQFSDKVIFASGHEHTLQYIVEKNTPQIVSGSGSKKGHTKLLNGSVFSTGQMGYSVLEVYKDGSSKVRFYGLDDQETENFLFGTEVLKRDRVLNEEKYDDNFPATVTSSIYTDEEVDKTTLHEKIWGEKYRKYYGTEISAPTVRLDTLFGGLEPVRKGGGHQSKSLRLRDKSGKEYVMRAIRKSAELYLQSMAFQDQYIVDDLKDTYTEKLLEDFYTGAHPFAPFAVATLSDAVDLYHTNPVLYYVPKQSALKEYNDTFGDELYMIEEHAGDGHGDLKSFGYSNELKSTDSMLEDLRDDEKYSVDTKVYIRARLFDMAIGDWDRHTDQWRWAEFKDKDTKKVVYKPVPRDRDQVFSKMGDGILMNIATRIIPGLRLMEGFNDEIRSVRGFNSSPKTYVLDMALLPETTESDWIEQANYLKKNITPAVIDEALLAFPEEVRDEKVAEIKSTLLARLAAITETAEKYFSILNKFAVVTGTDKDDWFVINRINENETEIKAYRNIGDKKKKLFFEKVFNKKSTKEIWVYGLDDDDLFEVKGVKNNAIKVRLIGGQNNDIYDIETSRNISIYDYKSKKNTLKNVKGVKVKLMDDYTVNTYQPLKIRTSTNQIIPTIGFNPDDGVKMGFQNTYTYNGFRQNPFTQKHDIAASYFFATSGYDVAYNGEFAHIFENWNLEVAARFTSPNFAINFFGFGNDTENFDDDFSLDYNRVRIETIKFAPSLVWRGRLGAKFKAGLNIESIEVEETADRFVNEFYQANGEETRNSFIGTEAEYTYQNRDNQAFPTLGMGTALKVGYKTDLNDTDNGFAYVVPSLSFDYKLIPNGRLVLATKWKGHFIVGNDYEFYQGASIGGVDGLRGFRNQRFTGKSSYYQNTDLRFSLKKMRTSILPTAMGLYAGFDYGKVWIPTIESDTWHTSYGGGFFLNAADLISINLALFNSKDGPRFSFGLGFGF; encoded by the coding sequence ATGCGTAAACATTTTACTCTTATCGTAATTCTTTTGTTTTTTTCAGGATGTGCTACTTATCGTGCCAAATACAAAAACATAGTAGATAAACAGGATACACCTACAACAAAAGAGGTTTCGCATACTTTTTATTTAATAGGAGATGCAGGTTTATCACCTATTGGAGGCATGAACCCCGTATTAAAAGCATTTAAAGAGCGCTTAAATAAGGCAGATAAAAATAGCACGGCTATTTTTCTTGGAGATAATATTTATCCGGCAGGATTACCAGATCCTGTAGACTCTACTTTAGCCTATAAAACGGCCGCTAGTCATTTAAATGCGCAGATAGCAACCTTAGCTAATTTTAAAGGTAATAAATTTTTCATTCCCGGAAATCACGATTGGTATACAGAAGGTTTGGTAGGGCTAAAAAGAGAACAAGAATACATACAAGGGAAATTAGATAGTGAAGACGTTTTTTTTCCAGAGAATGGTTGTCCTATTAAAACGATAGACATTAATGATGATATCGTAGTGGTGGCAATAGATACAGAGTGGTACCTCACCAATTGGGATAAACGACCAAATATCAATGATAAATGTGATATTAAAAGTCGCGATAAATTTTTGCTAGAAGTAGAAGATGTAATTAAGCATAATCGGGAACGTACCACTATAATTGCGTTGCATCATCCTATGTTTTCTTACGGCTCTCACGGCGGACAATCTTCTTTGAAGCAACAATTATACCCCTCAAACAAAAATATTCCATTACCCGTTCTTGGTACGGTGGCTAATGTGCTTCGAAAAACAGCGGGGCCTTCTATTGAAGATAACAACAATAAAATGTACAGAGAGCTACGGAATAGAATTACCACCTTAGCTCAGTTTTCAGATAAAGTGATCTTTGCATCGGGTCATGAACATACTTTACAGTATATCGTTGAGAAAAATACACCACAGATTGTAAGTGGCTCCGGATCAAAAAAGGGGCATACGAAATTGTTGAATGGGAGTGTGTTCTCTACAGGACAAATGGGGTATTCCGTTTTAGAAGTCTATAAAGATGGGTCTTCAAAAGTTCGTTTTTATGGTTTGGATGATCAAGAGACTGAAAATTTTCTTTTTGGTACTGAGGTATTGAAAAGAGATCGTGTTTTAAACGAAGAGAAATATGATGATAATTTTCCTGCTACCGTAACGTCATCAATTTATACAGATGAAGAGGTTGATAAGACAACGTTGCATGAAAAAATATGGGGAGAAAAATACCGCAAATATTATGGTACTGAAATTTCTGCTCCAACGGTTAGGTTAGATACGTTGTTTGGCGGTTTAGAGCCCGTTAGAAAGGGTGGCGGACATCAATCTAAATCATTGCGGTTACGAGATAAGAGTGGCAAAGAATATGTGATGCGTGCTATTCGTAAAAGTGCCGAATTGTACCTTCAATCCATGGCATTTCAGGATCAGTATATTGTAGATGATTTGAAAGATACCTACACAGAAAAATTATTAGAAGATTTTTATACAGGAGCACATCCATTTGCCCCTTTTGCGGTAGCAACCTTATCTGATGCGGTAGATTTATACCACACAAATCCCGTACTTTATTATGTGCCAAAACAGTCTGCCTTAAAAGAATACAATGACACATTCGGAGATGAACTGTATATGATTGAAGAGCATGCAGGAGACGGACACGGAGATTTGAAGAGTTTTGGGTATAGCAATGAATTGAAAAGTACCGATTCTATGTTGGAAGATTTGCGAGATGACGAGAAATATAGTGTGGATACCAAGGTGTATATTAGAGCTCGTTTGTTTGACATGGCTATCGGAGATTGGGATAGGCATACCGATCAATGGCGTTGGGCGGAGTTTAAGGATAAAGACACTAAAAAAGTGGTTTATAAACCTGTTCCTAGAGATAGAGATCAAGTATTCTCTAAAATGGGAGATGGTATTTTAATGAATATTGCAACACGTATAATACCTGGGTTGCGATTAATGGAAGGCTTTAATGATGAAATTAGAAGCGTTAGAGGCTTTAATTCATCTCCTAAAACCTATGTTTTAGATATGGCTTTATTACCAGAAACTACGGAGAGTGATTGGATAGAACAAGCAAATTATCTTAAGAAGAATATTACTCCAGCAGTTATTGATGAAGCACTATTAGCCTTTCCAGAAGAAGTGAGAGATGAAAAAGTGGCAGAAATAAAAAGTACTTTGTTGGCACGTTTAGCTGCAATAACAGAGACCGCTGAAAAATACTTTTCGATCTTAAATAAATTTGCAGTAGTTACCGGTACTGATAAAGATGATTGGTTTGTGATCAATAGAATAAATGAAAATGAAACCGAAATTAAAGCCTATAGAAATATAGGAGACAAAAAGAAAAAGTTATTTTTCGAAAAAGTATTCAATAAAAAAAGCACTAAAGAAATCTGGGTATACGGTTTAGATGATGATGATTTATTTGAAGTAAAGGGGGTTAAGAATAATGCCATAAAAGTAAGATTGATTGGCGGGCAGAATAATGATATATACGATATAGAAACATCACGTAATATTAGTATTTACGATTATAAGAGTAAGAAAAATACTCTTAAAAATGTCAAAGGTGTTAAGGTAAAGTTGATGGATGATTATACGGTAAATACGTATCAGCCTTTAAAAATTAGAACAAGTACAAACCAGATTATACCCACTATTGGTTTTAATCCTGATGATGGTGTTAAGATGGGGTTCCAAAATACATATACGTACAACGGATTTAGACAAAACCCTTTTACTCAGAAACATGATATTGCAGCGTCATATTTTTTTGCAACGAGTGGTTATGATGTTGCCTATAACGGTGAATTTGCACATATTTTCGAAAACTGGAATTTAGAGGTTGCGGCACGATTTACGAGCCCTAATTTTGCGATTAACTTTTTTGGGTTTGGGAATGATACAGAAAATTTTGATGATGATTTTAGTTTAGATTATAATAGAGTACGTATAGAAACTATAAAATTTGCCCCATCTTTAGTTTGGAGGGGTAGGCTAGGGGCTAAGTTTAAAGCGGGGCTTAATATTGAGTCTATCGAGGTAGAAGAAACAGCGGATAGGTTTGTCAATGAATTCTACCAAGCCAATGGCGAAGAAACTAGAAATAGCTTTATTGGTACGGAGGCAGAATACACATATCAAAATAGAGACAACCAAGCGTTTCCTACCTTAGGGATGGGAACAGCGCTTAAAGTTGGTTATAAAACAGATTTAAATGATACAGACAATGGGTTTGCCTATGTAGTGCCAAGTTTATCTTTTGATTACAAATTAATACCCAATGGAAGGCTGGTTTTGGCTACCAAATGGAAAGGTCACTTTATTGTTGGTAATGATTATGAATTTTATCAAGGTGCTAGTATTGGAGGAGTAGATGGCCTTAGAGGTTTCAGAAATCAACGATTTACAGGAAAATCTTCCTACTATCAAAACACAGATCTTCGCTTTAGTTTAAAGAAAATGAGAACTAGTATTTTACCTACAGCAATGGGGCTCTATGCGGGTTTTGATTATGGTAAAGTTTGGATTCCTACCATAGAGTCAGATACCTGGCATACTTCTTACGGAGGTGGGTTTTTCTTGAACGCTGCAGATCTTATTTCAATAAATTTAGCTCTTTTTAATAGCAAAGATGGGCCAAGGTTTAGCTTTGGTTTAGGCTTTGGATTCTAA
- a CDS encoding Pycsar system effector family protein, whose protein sequence is MNDILSKTEAYATGLLTKELDSKFLYHNLRHTQRVVKSTKELLNFYNLKDEESNAITIAAWLHDIGYTVSSTDHEEHGAKLAKAFLEKLNCDPQLIETVCELILATKVGHDPKNIHEEIIKDADCSHFAQRSYVETSELLRDELALLKIATFTRKEWRNKNIELFRTQHHYYTAYAKENWQPKKDENLTRLLKKKKKNSKLVKKEELKVSLKNKSPERGIQTMFRVTMRNHLKLSDIADTKANILLSVNAIIISLILANLIPKLDNPSNDYLVIPAAIFVIFSVTSMIMSVLATRPNVTSGEFSKEDVENKKVNLLFFGNFHKMKLEEYEWAIQELIKDQEYVYSSLTKDLYFLGLVLDKKYKLLRWTYTIFMIGMVLSVIAFFVALKFYGPERIIELPT, encoded by the coding sequence ATGAACGACATATTATCCAAAACCGAAGCGTATGCTACAGGACTACTAACCAAAGAATTAGATAGTAAGTTTCTGTACCATAACCTTAGACACACTCAAAGAGTCGTTAAAAGTACTAAAGAATTACTAAACTTCTATAATCTGAAGGATGAAGAAAGTAACGCAATCACTATTGCTGCTTGGCTTCATGATATTGGATACACAGTAAGTTCTACAGACCATGAAGAACATGGGGCTAAACTAGCCAAAGCATTTTTGGAGAAATTAAATTGTGACCCCCAACTTATTGAAACGGTCTGTGAGTTAATTTTAGCAACCAAAGTGGGCCATGATCCTAAAAATATTCACGAAGAAATAATAAAAGATGCAGATTGTTCACATTTTGCACAACGCAGTTACGTAGAGACTTCTGAACTTTTAAGGGATGAATTAGCACTATTGAAAATCGCTACTTTTACCAGAAAAGAATGGCGTAATAAAAATATAGAATTATTTAGAACACAACATCACTATTATACAGCATATGCCAAAGAAAATTGGCAACCAAAAAAAGACGAAAATTTAACACGCTTATTAAAGAAGAAAAAGAAAAACAGTAAGCTTGTTAAAAAAGAGGAATTAAAAGTTAGTTTAAAGAATAAAAGCCCTGAACGCGGCATTCAAACCATGTTTAGGGTAACCATGCGCAATCATTTAAAATTAAGTGATATTGCAGATACAAAAGCTAACATTTTGCTATCCGTAAATGCTATTATTATATCTCTGATATTAGCCAATTTGATTCCGAAGCTAGACAACCCCTCGAATGATTATTTGGTAATACCCGCTGCGATATTTGTAATTTTCAGTGTAACCTCTATGATCATGTCTGTATTGGCTACCCGACCAAATGTAACAAGTGGCGAATTTTCTAAAGAAGATGTAGAAAACAAAAAAGTAAACCTTTTATTCTTTGGTAATTTCCACAAAATGAAATTAGAGGAATACGAATGGGCCATTCAAGAATTAATAAAAGACCAAGAATACGTATATTCTTCCTTGACTAAGGATTTATATTTTCTAGGACTAGTATTGGATAAAAAATATAAACTTTTACGTTGGACCTATACAATTTTCATGATAGGCATGGTACTCTCTGTAATTGCTTTTTTCGTAGCCCTCAAATTCTACGGTCCTGAGCGTATTATAGAATTGCCAACCTAG
- a CDS encoding sensor histidine kinase gives MATTGEKLKERIKELTCLYEVTSIIVNCDYNQLETSLEAIVDCLKKAMRYDQYAFVSLSCDQYHISSDQNIPELVSLKSSIKVFNEVDGHIIVGYPKDNYSSRDFLKEELTLLKNVSLAIGNLLEKKQIRENELAIKRQVERADRLNILGEITAGIAHELNTPLANILGFAELLRNNMTEENAIRDLDKIVDSAIFSREVVKKLMFFTCEMPQQMAELTINPIIKNVLNLLDPSFKKNRVKYILSFNNDAIQLKADSIQLTQVLFNLIMNALYFSPPNATITIKVKELTNDVKISISDEGSGISKINEEKIFQPFFTTKPVGEGSGLGLSVVHGIVKSHKGQIVYTPNTPKGATFVVHFPKL, from the coding sequence ATGGCAACCACTGGTGAAAAACTCAAAGAACGGATTAAAGAGCTCACATGCCTTTATGAGGTAACTTCAATCATTGTAAATTGTGATTACAACCAATTAGAAACGTCTTTAGAAGCAATAGTTGATTGCCTAAAAAAAGCCATGCGGTATGACCAATATGCTTTTGTATCCCTATCCTGTGACCAATACCATATTAGCTCAGACCAGAATATTCCGGAACTTGTATCCTTAAAATCCTCTATTAAAGTTTTTAATGAAGTAGATGGTCATATTATTGTAGGATACCCTAAAGACAACTACAGCTCTAGAGATTTTTTAAAAGAAGAACTTACCCTTTTAAAAAACGTAAGTCTCGCAATAGGAAATTTATTAGAAAAAAAACAAATACGAGAAAATGAACTTGCTATAAAAAGGCAAGTTGAACGAGCAGACAGGTTAAATATATTAGGAGAAATTACCGCAGGAATAGCACATGAATTAAACACTCCCCTCGCCAACATCTTAGGCTTTGCTGAGCTTTTGAGAAATAATATGACGGAAGAAAATGCTATTCGTGATTTAGATAAAATTGTAGATAGCGCTATTTTCTCAAGAGAAGTAGTTAAAAAACTAATGTTTTTCACTTGTGAGATGCCGCAACAAATGGCGGAGTTAACCATTAACCCTATCATAAAAAATGTACTAAATCTCTTAGACCCAAGCTTTAAAAAAAATAGAGTAAAATATATCCTTTCGTTTAATAATGATGCCATTCAATTAAAAGCAGATAGTATTCAGTTAACACAGGTACTATTTAATCTAATTATGAATGCCCTTTACTTTTCACCACCAAACGCTACCATTACCATTAAGGTTAAAGAATTGACCAACGACGTAAAAATTAGTATTTCAGATGAAGGTTCGGGGATTTCAAAAATCAATGAAGAAAAAATCTTTCAACCTTTCTTTACCACTAAACCTGTAGGTGAAGGTTCCGGTTTAGGTTTGAGTGTGGTGCATGGCATTGTAAAGAGCCATAAAGGTCAGATTGTTTACACTCCTAACACCCCAAAAGGAGCTACTTTTGTTGTTCATTTTCCAAAATTATAG